tgtcgtgcggggtgcctttacATGCCgcacatatgtttagtatgtcggggtcgattctggataagtaggagtttaacctgctacactatccagaacgtaattgtgccaaggttacgcgggactctcggggaagttggagctcttcgtctgcgattggtggtggttggacttaagaacgttgttcttgttgtagcagcataaacattccccatacttacatacggggaatgctgctagagtgacagtccttggccggatataaatccgagtcgtttcggtaacgtagaaccgacggTCGTGGAAACGGGACTTACGACTTAAGAACGTCGTAGAAGGTGGTTATGAATTCTCGAAGAGGTATCATAGAAGGTTTGTtggtattaaattaattatttaatatgagTATGGAAATCATCAGTAAGTTGGATGAGTACCTAAAGTAACTTCATAACAGGATTAAGGTGAAGCAGTAGTATACTTCTGCCTGACAGAACCACAATTTcgtaaattaaaaactatttcttatacatatattgaattaagtatgtttgtaaattgcatttttaacataaaaaagtcAATAGTTAAACGCTTTAAACATgatttaaattaagtaaagttTTAATATGTGTATTTACCGCATTTGACATATTCTAAAATTGTTCGTTTTGTAGGAATAAAaatggtgaattttcaaatttcgcaacAAATTTCTTTAGCTTggaaaccgttctttttttTGTACCCTAACGTCATCCTTCGTCACAAATAATGCacacaatggatttaatttttatatttagtttattttcaattaaaatttaaataaaaacatcgtCAGTTCATCGAttttataacttaaaattaGAGCAGAACAAATGATGAAAAGTTTAAGAATAAAAACGCGTGTCTACGTTTTGGCGAAGAGTGATGGCCCTTGGTTAAAAACTATAAGTGCCCAGGTTGTGGGGCTTCAGCTTATTGTTGCGAGCAAAAAATAATCATTTCCACGACAGTTAGTTCTATGTTACCGGAGCGACGTAGAATTATGTATATCCGGTCACGGACTATAACTTCAGCAAaaatgtatggagaatgttttaTGCAACTACGACTAACTAATCAAAAACTTTAATCAACGAACTGGATGAGGCTGGATTTTCTCACTTCACCAAATTTTTTCCGTTTACTGTGTCCGAGTGCACTGGTTTGAAAGTTTTTAATTCAcaaacttatttaatatttgatgGTATTTGTTGCAGCACTACCCAAGACCACCTACttctacaataacaacagcaaaaccaacaacaaccacCTACGCAGAAACGAGTTTCATGAAAAAATAGTGTGGATGGCGTAGTGCGAGTTGGACTTAGATGTATTTTTTGTCGCGCGACTACATAGATCAGAACTCAAGATAATATTTTGATGGCATATAGTAGTGCGAGTAGGACTAATGATAGATACTTGTGAGGAAATATATTCTAcagaaacaaatatatatatgtatatataatctaGGCGAGGCACCTGCACAGGACAGGAGTAATAGTATGTCATTTAGTATGAAACCATGAACTTAGCCTTTGTTGAACTGAACAGTTGATTTAACATGTAATGCTAACTTCAAATTCAGCTTTCTTGTATTTTGATGGCTGCATAGGTGTACACATTGTTTgcacaatttcattcgaaaaatCGATAGCCTGAATAGGGACGATGCGTCATcacattttctgtttttgttattatgcaCATTTTTATCCCATACACAATTTCTGAAAACCCgctttatgaaaaatatataaatcaatcTAGAAAAATTGCTACGCACACatgtttaatattttacacGAAGAGTATATTACCAACAAGCTTTTATAATCACTCAAGGTggataacaaacaaattttatgcaaataaaaatttggcaaacaaaaactttaatacCAATTCCACTTCTTCAAACCGTCTTAATTCCTTGAAATATGTTCAACACACTAATATTTAGTAGACGTTACTTACTTTTGGAGCCAATTTTACGccactaaatatttaaaacgtaATAACAAACTTTCGGTAAAATATATGAAGACGACCGAatgatgaaaaaattgatttttagtaaatgacagttacatatatacatataacttcAATATAATACCCAGAGTTGCCGTAACCTGTAAAGATGCTAAATCGCATTAAGGCTAATGCTACGTACTGTTATCGATTTGGCTATAATGCACTGTTTATCCTTTCACAAACGaaactcgaaaatttttaattattgttaacAATAGGTAACACAAATGCGAAATAAACGCAAGAATGTGAAAGCGATTTCGAATGAATTTTACGACAGCAAAGTGTGAtgggaaaaacataaaaatctcaaaatttaacttttcaatAGAAAACGATTGTAAACGAAATAAACGTCAACTacaattatttagaaaaaatattcaaagaaaacttAGTTTCGAGTCAGGATGTTATGAAAACCGTAAGGCTAAGGTTAGCAGAACACTCTGAGGTCTACGTATCAGAACGATAAACAAAGTACCACACATTCCTCTAGCCAgagtacaagaaaaaaaacaacccTATAAACATGCTTGGAGAAAAACACACAAATTTGACGACTCTGCGATGCAATGCGACATTATtgcaagaaaagaaaacatCATAAGTgtttcttctaaaaaaaattgtatctcgtTATTTGTCaacagcatgaaaatgatacATATTTCATATAGGAAACAGGTCGAACAATTTTAAACTTTCCTCTGATCATATATTGAATACTcgtataataaagtatttatttattaaacataataaaattgaaGTATTTACCTCCATTTTGTATAACAATTAAGGTTTAAGCGCAACTATTTTGACTAACATGTGTACACAGGTAAATTAAAATCAGCTGAAACACTCACACCCACtcaaataacataatttttcaaacaacaTACGTTCACATGAAtatgtttagaaaaaaacacgAACTTTTTACACCCCTGGCGCTGGAGAGAATAACAACACTATTACTTGGAAAAACACCTATTAGATATTTTGTCAAACAGCCATCAACTACATGCTGACCAAATTACTTGATCACAGGCTTGAAGTGTAATGCTTTAATTTCACCGTGTAAGGCACCCTTTACATAGGAAAATTACTCGTTGTTGAAAGGAAACAAGAATATTAGTTTATCGATATATAATTTAAAGTGGAATGAAAGTGTTgagtgattattaatttttccaaatattacaaacgctaaataaatataataacgtATGGGAAAGCAAACTGTAGTAAACGAGTACAgtataacaatattttaaatgcaaaagttTTAATCACAAAACGTAATTTTGAATTATCAGAATGAATAATCATTAAAATAAcataggaaataaaaaatttttagacaTGCCGGTAGATATAAATAGGCTAACTGATGGTTGGCTGGAGCTTGAGTCCGATCCAGGATTATTTACTTTGCTTCTAGAAGATTTTGGTGTGAAAAATGTTCAAGTGGAAGAGGTGTATGATCTGCAAAAACCAATTGATGGCCcggtttatggttttatttttctttttcgatgGATGGAAGAAAGACGAGCAAGAAGAAAAATAGTAGAAGCTGCAGCggaaatatttgttaaagacGAAGAAGAGGTGTCTAGTATATTTTTTGCTCAGCAAGTAGTTCCGAACAGTTGTGCCACCCATGCGTTGTTATCTGTACTGCTCAATAGTAATGACGCAGATTTACATCTTGGATCTACATTAAGTCGCTTAAAGGCTCATACAAAAGGTATGTGCCCTGAAAATAAAGGTTGGGCTATTGGTAATACGCCCGAACTAGCCTGCGCTCATAATTCGCATGCTATGCCCCAAGCAAGACGACGACTAGACCGAAGTGCTGCCTCAGGGGTATCAACTGGACGTTTTACTGGAGAAGCGTTTCACTTCGTGAGTTATGTTCCTATCAATGGTCATTTATTTGAATTGGATGGTTTAAAACCATATCCCATTGACCACGGTCCGTGGAAGGAGAATGAGGACTGGACTGATAAATTTCGGCGAGTAATGGCAGAGCGTTTAGGCATTGCCACAGGTGAACAAGATATACGTTTTAATTTAATGGCTGTTGTTCCGGATAGACGTATAGCAATAACACATAAACTAAAAATGCTGCGAACAAATCAATCTATTGTGTCAGGAACGCTACAGAAACTTTTAAAAGCTAGTGGCTCTGATTGTGTCAAAACTTTGAAGCTTGATATTGAATCTTCTGATAATAGAGCTTATCAAATCAGCTCGCCGCCTTCTCCTGTTTTGGAGACAAATGCCTTTACCATTCGGGATTTACAATCTTTACTCAAAAACCTCGATGCAGAAATTGCTATAAGCGAGCAACAGTTAAATGATGAAAACGACAAGAGATATATGTTTAAGGTAAGTTAGAACTGGTTGAGAAACACTGGCTTGACCCATTTAGTGAACCCTTTAGTCTAAGCTTTTGCAATTATAAGTAAGAGCCATGCGATTTACTACATaatcttttgttttctttaattcCTTAATCTGAAGTGCTATGTAAGATGTGATTCGTCG
The sequence above is drawn from the Anastrepha obliqua isolate idAnaObli1 chromosome 4, idAnaObli1_1.0, whole genome shotgun sequence genome and encodes:
- the LOC129243891 gene encoding ubiquitin carboxyl-terminal hydrolase calypso; the protein is MPVDINRLTDGWLELESDPGLFTLLLEDFGVKNVQVEEVYDLQKPIDGPVYGFIFLFRWMEERRARRKIVEAAAEIFVKDEEEVSSIFFAQQVVPNSCATHALLSVLLNSNDADLHLGSTLSRLKAHTKGMCPENKGWAIGNTPELACAHNSHAMPQARRRLDRSAASGVSTGRFTGEAFHFVSYVPINGHLFELDGLKPYPIDHGPWKENEDWTDKFRRVMAERLGIATGEQDIRFNLMAVVPDRRIAITHKLKMLRTNQSIVSGTLQKLLKASGSDCVKTLKLDIESSDNRAYQISSPPSPVLETNAFTIRDLQSLLKNLDAEIAISEQQLNDENDKRYMFKVDDCRRTHNYDEFICTFLSMLAHQGVLGELVSQHLLPSKKISGQSVNRLNKGSTQAVTPQKQKNCKTSKNSGRRRKGRNKCKKRK